CATTCATGTTTTGTTTGAGAATTTGATTTCCAATTGTATAAGATTGACATTCTGTGGATTATTGTTTCGTTCGAGCTCTTTAAACCTTTTTTGTTAATGGGTGATATGGAGATACCCCTTTGGCTAGAAGGGTTGCCTTTGGCACCTGAATATCACCCAACGGATACCAAATTTGCTGACCCAATTGCTTACATATCAAAAATCGAGGAGGCTAGTGCTTTTGGTATCTGTAAAGTCATTTCGCCATTGCCCAAACCTTCCAAAAAATACGTTCTTTCTAACTTGAATAAGTCGCTCTCTAGGTCCTCAGAATTGGGCCCTGATGCCAAGGCCTCaactaattcttcttcttttcaaatGGGTTCTGGGAATAATGGGAATGATGGGGATGTTCGGGTTGTGTTCACCACAAGACACCAAGAATGAGGACAGAAAACAAAACGATCTAAAGGGCTTCCTCCATTTCGGCAGGCAGCAGTTCATAAGCAAGTTTGGCAAAGTGGGGAGGTGTACACACTGGAACAGTTCGAGACTAAGTCAAAGGATTTTGCTCAGAATCATTTGGATATGATAAAGGATGTAACCCCACTTGTTATAGAGGCATTGTTTTGGATAGCATCTTCTGAGAAACCTATTTATGTGGAGTATGTGAATGATGTACCGGCTCAGGTTTCGGAGAACCGGAGGAAACATTACGATATTTCCATAAGCAGAGGAGAAAGAGGAATTTTGGTAATAAACATCGAGGAAGCATTAATATTGAGAGTCAGGAAAGGGATATTATTAGTAGCTCCCACAAGAATGCAGGGAAAGATTCTTCTATGATGACTGCTTCTGATCCATCTTCGGGGTGTTTGAATCCCTGTTCAAGCTCATCAACTCCTTAACCAGATGAGGGTTTAAAGCTACTGAGGCAAATGATTCCAAATACTTGCACTGACAGGGAAGGTACAGCTGGCTGGAAGCTTTCAAACAGTCTTTGGAATCTACAAGGTGTTGCACAGTCGCGTGGCTCACTTGCGGTTTATGCCGGACGAAGTCCCTGGTGTTACTTCTCCCATGGTTTACACTGGAATGCTGTTCAGCTGGTTTGCTTGGCATGTGGAAGATCATGAGCTTCACAGCTTGAATTTTCTCCATACTGGTTCACCAAAAACTTGGTATGCGGTTCCTGGAGATTATGCCTTTGCTTTTGAGGAAGTTGTTCGTGGCCAGGGTTATGGAGGAAATCTTGACTGCCTAGGTACATAACTTGA
The nucleotide sequence above comes from Telopea speciosissima isolate NSW1024214 ecotype Mountain lineage chromosome 3, Tspe_v1, whole genome shotgun sequence. Encoded proteins:
- the LOC122653854 gene encoding probable lysine-specific demethylase ELF6, with protein sequence MPDEVPGVTSPMVYTGMLFSWFAWHVEDHELHSLNFLHTGSPKTWYAVPGDYAFAFEEVVRGQGYGGNLDCLAALTILGEKTTPLSPEAVVASGIPCCRLVQNPGEFVDLSKSLPCRIRPW